From the Penaeus monodon isolate SGIC_2016 chromosome 3, NSTDA_Pmon_1, whole genome shotgun sequence genome, the window atttatatatttatattatctatatatatatattattatattatatatattatcattaaaaaaaaatatttaatatatatatttaattttgtggtggtgtggtgttgtgtgttatttatattaaaacctttaaaattttattaaatatatattttgtccacacaaaaccaaaaccccccaacaccaccacaccccacacacacaccacacacccccccacatatatatataattaaatttttttttattattattatttatatatacataatatgtattttacgtttgttttttataaatatatgtttttatatatattatttttataattatattaaattttaaatttatcctatatatatcaattattttaatattttattattatattatatttgtgtgggtgtggtggtgtgttgtgtgttgtgtgtgtgttgtgtggtgtttgtgtgtataatatttattatatatataatatatatatttttttattatatatatttattattttatttttaaaaaattttttttgaaatttttataaaatattttatttttaatattattcgtatatttttttatattataaatatatttttatattattaatttattttatatttatatatatatatttatatatatatttatgtttattaatatatatttatatatatttatataaaatttatgttcatttttaatatatatatatttaaatttatatatatttatataatattattatttatatataataaaaattgatgaaatattagtaaaagttttaatatatatatgcgtgcgtgtgtgtttttctcgGTGTTTCCCAGACCTTAATGAGTAGAAAGACGTCTTATAACCACTACTTTTATTCAGAACATTATTTAATTCCTTGTAGATTATGATTCCGCACTGCTTAGCAAAGTCTTTGATGAACGATTCAAATATCAAGAGATATCACTTCGCTGgaatatgttttgatatattgtGTTCAACACTGTCTTGTGATAATGTTCATTTGTTGAAATGTTTACTTAACTATCATTTTAAAAAGTTGACATGTAAGTTTTACCCATGATCTTATTGTACCTAAATATAATGTACACAGCACCCTCATTCCTTTTTGAGCTTTAACATACCATATGATTTTTAAAAGCGTTCATGATtgttcatttccatttttcttctgtgtgtgtgtgtgtgtgtgtgtgtgtgtggtttgttttgtgtgtgtggtgtgtgtgtggtgtggtgtgggttgtggtgtgtgtgtgtgtggtgtgtgtgtgtgttgtgtgtgtgtgggtttggtgtggtaaaaggagaaaaaaaatgtgtgcactgtatgtttatataaggtgtgagtatttatacatatgtttgtgttcatgtgaGTATGTGCACATGTGCTTGCGTGAGTttggtatatgtgtgtaggttTACACATGCGCCTATAagcaacacaacccaaaaccaaataagcggccctttcacccccccccagaGGCCAAACCAGACTGGTGTTTCACGGTCGCCATGGACGGTGCGGGGGGCGAGCGCGCGCTGAGGGTGgggtaggtggaggggagggggatagagtaAGGTAGAATGCGAGTATAAACTATCGAAGGAAGAGTCTTCTCTATTGTTTATCTTTGTCATGTTCGTGTGTAGTGTTATGCCTCACTCTGGTAAGAGAAATatcagatacagatacagatgttattatagatataatcaaaacacacacCTAAAAATAACAGCACtttaaacaatacatatattacaaacaacaatatatacttttgggggttgtatatatattgtatatatacaaattaaaatttatatatatgtatatattttgtgttttgggtatGAATGCCACTCTATTTTAATTCATTTACGTCTCTGACATTAGTTATGCCTCACCATAATAATTGCCCTGTTTAGCTTTCTTTGTTACTTTAAAGTACTTGGTTCTTCGacttttcagtctctctctctctctctctctctctctctctctctctctctctctctctctctctctctctcttttctctctctccctctctctctctctttccgtgtcTAACTTacacgagcacacacaaacacctactaTCATTATGACAaacatttcatttctttcctcgTATTATAGATACTCTGTTAATCACTCACTGAAGTAATCGTTAGTCACATCGACCGCATATCAattgctttgtatatatataaaaaaaaaaaaaggtgattggTATACATCAGATCTCATAGTAAGAAAACTTAGAATCGACATACATCTGGCACCTTCACATTTCTGAGAACGGTGCgtatttgtttacttatctttatgctcataaaaaaatggaaatatgctGCTACAGCAAAAACATTGTGatggttttgataatgatgatattgataataaaagtgatgaaaataaGGACAACAGCACTATTATAATAGCAACTGAAAATAATGggaaatcttattttatttacaggaaatagaaggaaataaataCTAAGGATATTTTCCTGTCTCTGCATCCAGGAAAAAGAGATGCCCaggagaagtaaaaataaaactgatctataaaattttttttttctgcattgctAAACGATAGTCTCATTGTAAACCAAATTCAAAACTATGCTTTTATATTATTTGGCGGATTGTAAAAATAAACGAATTCGTTTTTGTTATCGCTAGCGAACTTGTGGAAATCATGACAAGAAtcttgttactgttgctgtttaCATTCTAGCTTTCTAATTCTCGAAGAAGTTTCCTTTTAGCTGGACTCGGACTGGTCAGTGTTCAGCATTTTTACTTGGTGATGGAACTACTGCATTTCCGTTcagttttggtaatttttttgtgttttttctgtgtagtTTTTTAAAGTTATACCCTCGATAAGGAAATTACGACAGGCCCATTAGTCCTCGCCAAAGGGAGGATTTTAGACGAGGTGTGTGTCGCTCGTTCACCTTAAAGGCGTTCCCCACaagaaaagttttcccccccccctttccacccagcGACAACGGCGTCCTTGTGAAAAGAGAGCGGTTTTCCACGTTAAACTCCGGGACAAAAACCCAAACCGCTGTGGCCCGGAGGAAaagatcgtgccgctgccaggagGTGCGGCACCCGGGGCACAAGAGGGGGTCATCCTCGGGGCCTGACCCCGGCCCACTATCGGTCCCCGGCGCCCTTTTGCCCAATCTCGTTCCTTCGAGCACCTCAAAGGAGAGGGCGAAGCCCCGACCGGGACGAAGCAGGGTCAGCCCAGGCCGCACGTCCCCAGGGGGAAGCAGAATCGACGCCGGCGGAGGGTGTTGCCCTTCGTGCCGGCTCATCGCGCCCCACGACCAGCCGACCCCTTCGCCACCCGCGTCAGGAGGAGGctgggggaaagggccccttttGGTTACTTAAGGGggatcccaaaaaatttaatatgtgttCCTGCATTTATTGAAACGGAAACCCACAAGATATTCCGCTACAAGATTTTAGTGAAGGTggtttttattctaaaaaatctACAGTAAAAATTAACGTAGTTGGGGGTTAACCTAATTCGTATCAGCAACATTTCATTATCTCTGCGTTGTTGCTAATATTGTCTTTCGTATGTAGTGATACactgcttatgtgtgtatatatatgtatatatgtgtatgtatatatacatatatatgtatatgctgtaaagtgtgtgcatttttaaaataacgtcatgtaatatgtaatttgtatatatgtaatttatattatacatatataaattatactgtaTAAAAGTGTGGCGTGGTGCGTATGTATTCATTAATGTCAGCCGTGGTCTAACCCCCCGACAGACGAAACCCTGACGTACGCAGACTGGAACGAAGCATAGACAAGGTGAGGTGGGAGGATTCGGGGGTTTCGACCCCCGTTTTCCGGGTTTTTCGCATTACCAACAGGTGCGTTTTAAAGGGTCAAGGGCTTTAGGGTGGCAAAGGGggggactggggggaggggggggggtagaagggggggggatgatagaGGAAAGAAGCATACTTATTTTGCTTTTAAGAAAAGGATATATCAATGCAGGGATATAAGCAAGTGCAATCATAcactatcaatataaatataacataccaACTCTTCAGACCCGGTACAGAGTCCCCCCGTGATGTCaccaaataattattttacttcGCATATTGAGAACACCAGCATCCAAGTTCCCCGGGGCGAAGGGCTGAGGCAGCTCAGCGCTGTCCGAAGGCGCCGAGCTCTTCCCCACTTCTGATCGTAGGTGAGCAAGAACCAGCCCAAAAGCATTGGAGTACGGCATTATCCATGTAGATATGGGATCCAACAAGATTTGTACAAGGGGGGCACGGCATTTTCTTGTGTGGACTTGCTTGGGGCATGCTTTTAacctaatggggaaaaaaatgcagaaaaagagctGTCGGAAAAAGCACACAGTTTCTTGCGGGCTTATCAAAAAGCTGGCAGATGAGAACAGCGTTTGACATTATGCAAAAGACCGTAAAAATTATGGAGACATAGACCGTTTTATGTATGAAACCCATTGCATGAGAGAGCGGGGGTTTTGTcccaaaatgcaaaaataaatatatatataataaaatattataaatatataattataattatatatatatatatatatatattttttttttttttttttttttttttttttttttttttttttttttttttttttttttttgcgggtgaCTGCgggtgtctgtgtttatatagatatgttatatatattcatacatagatacatacatacatagattagatatatttacaaatataatcgtgtgtgtgtaagatatacaAAATGTGTGTAGAAATAGACAGATACCGCTAGGGGGATGCCCATCCTACAACATTTTATTCGCAAAAattccttgttatcatcatcaggtaCACTTCCGGGTGCGGCCAGACCATATGTATGACAAGATTTTAACACCCCTTCCGATGTGCTGGCGATGATGCTCGAGTCCCGCTACTTGTGTCGTTGGaaaaggtgagaggggggaaaaaataggagaccagagaagagagagagagagaaagagagagaaagaaagagagagagggggggtgggggggggaagagagagatagagggaggagaggaaggtagaaagagcatgcgtgaaagagaaaaaaaataaggggaaaaaagaagataggggagaaaaagaggaagggggagggagagagagaaggacgagagagaattttttctgataaatttattttccctGGACAGGACATAGAAGTACAAAAAGGGACAAAACCGTGCTCGCGGCCGTTTGGACAATAATTTCACGATTTATATGAATTGCATTCCCCTTTGCATTTGCgctcaaacctctctctctctcaccccctctctctcctcttctctctctccccctctctctctttcccctctcattctctctctcttcctttattcctctctctctccttcccctcattctccctttcttcttcccctctctctctcccttcttctctctccttctcctctctctcttctcctccccctctctctcttccctcttccttcctcctctccctcctctctctctctctcccccctcccccccccccccccccccctcccccacccctccctcccccgccacccTGGAAAATTCCATCTGGGGGCTCCGTATTTCTTACCTTCAAAGTTTTTCGCCCGGTCTTGTCCGGGGGGGTCCTCCTCGGGGgtcccaaatttttgggtttttcttttgaaAACCAAATTGCGGAAAAAATTCCTCTCTCGGacactcccttcctcccaaccaacccacacaccattttccaacataaccccacacatttttgggggtttttaaaaaggcgcAAGAAAAAATGCTATCCTCAAATTTTCTTACGATTCACCTTAaacatattttccaaattttaaaattttttgttccaGGGGGAGTCCAAGGGCCAAATAAGTGTGGGGGGAAATAAAATGGCTTTGCCTTATGGCCGTCCGTAGAGGGGGTTTTCgggaaaaagagcaaaaactTTCCCATTTTGGCCTTTTATGCCGTTTTTTGaggcaaattttgggggggagtaaaagttatttagtttttttcgCCCGGGGGTTAAACCCAGATATTTTTTCTGCCGGGAATTACAAGCTTGGagtccccaaaatgaaaaatgcGGCCCCGCTGCCTGATGACCTGGGGTAGGGGTGCGAGATGGGGAGTTTTAAGTTTTTTGGCCCGAGAAGGTTGTTGGAGTATACCTTtgccaaatttgggggaaattttttcttgggCTATTAACTACCCTGGTGGGGGCGGCAAACCAGGTTCCGGatgaattttttttgaatttttttgtggTTCAATATATTTTGGGAGAGAggtgaaaggggtttaaaaacaatTTCCTGTAAAACacggttttggggggcccaaaggaTAGAGACTTTTTTTTCCGCAGTGCTTTTGTAGTTCAGGAAAGGAATTAATAATTTTGGGGGTGGTCCTCTGTCGTGTTGGGATGGTCTGGATGATTTGTACAGGGGCACCCCCCCCAAGTGAGGGACTGCGGCACAGGGACAGCTTTGCCTTCCCTGGTGAAATTGGGGGTATTGGGTTGGGGGTATAATTCTTTTTCTGGGGAGATGAGAGCCCCCGGCGGGAGATGAAacgggaaaggggtggaggaggaacggATATCCTGTGGTGAATTTAAATGGATGCAAATGTCATCTGAAGCAGGTAACTGTGGGCCgggaaagtggggggaaaggggtaagcaGGCATAAAAACATTAAACAGCAAGGCAAACTACCTTGAGGAGTgccatttcaaaaaattttgggggactaCAGGCCAATTAAAAAGGACACGGGGGTTCGTTACTGAGGTAGCCCCCTTCATTTAGTAAACTTCTTTCACACCGAATTTCCACTGCCGATCAAGAATTATCTCTTTATATCAGTATTAAAAACACACTTAAAATTATGAATGCTAAACCGGTGTAGATTTTAAAGGCAAGGTGCTCCCTCCTCGCGAAACccaaaattaatgaaaaggaagCCTTACCTTGATGAGTGCAAcatagtttatcttttttttattgtacaatGCTCTTAAACCCGGGGGTCGCAAAGTACCCATCAGTAGGAAGAGCGGCCCCCCCCAGGGGGAGGGGCATTTTGAACATGTGAAAGAAGGGGTTTGCAAAATCTGGAAAGTGCAGAGCAAGCATCAAGAAGGAATTGGGTATATTCTGCTGGACTATGGTGAAGAGCAACTGGGGCCTTCTTCTTTACAAATTCGTTGAATAAATGCCTTATAGATCCCACAATGGTAAGATGCCCGATGCTGTTTGGAGTTGTTGCCCCTGAGTCAGTGTAATATTGTGGAGAGCAGTCGATATTCTGGAAATTTTATATGGGGAGAGTCAGGGGGTTGGGTTTCTTTGAAAGTCCAGGCCATCTTCTATtgcctttctctctgcctgtagCACTCTCTCATCAAACGCCTCGGTATGGGTTTTTGGGGCGACGTGCAATGTGGTGTCTGTTTATGTAGCGTGTATGAAACTTATGTGTTTTTCCACAAGTGAGGAGTAGAATGTATCAGGTGATTCAATTCTGACTGTAGGAAGCACAATCATCATATAGGAGACAATGGTGTGGCTGTACTTGGATGGAATGCTGATACAGTTATGGGCATAAGAGGAAGATGGCGTGGCTGGAAGGGTATAATGGAGGCTAAGGACAACATGGTCAGAAAAAAGCACAGGGATGAAGGAGATGACATGGAAGGCCACCAGTCCTGAAGTGCGAATGTAATCCAAAGTGCTTCCATGGGAGTGAGTGGCCCCACTTCTATCCCAACAAGAAAGTCATAGTGCCTGATGTATTCAAGAAGATGTGGGCCATTCCGGTTTGGGGCTGGTGATATGTCGCCGAGGTCAGGATGCCGAGCATTGAAGTTTCCCATGTAAATCATGCCACACAGTGTCGGAAGGGGCAAATTTATTTATTCTGGAGAAGAGTAAACATTGCTCAATCAAATTTTGCCCTCTCCAAAAGTTATTTCCAGCAACTGAAAAAGCATGTCACTGTGTAATGATGTATGAAGAAGGTGGTGCGGGACAGCGGAGTACACATATGTTATGAGGCAATTTCTGACTGGGTGAACATAGGACACATAACAAGTGAATAGGGGAGACTATCTCACTAACACCCCCCTAACGAGAGTTGCCTTgccatggtggggggggaggggtttcagGTCCCAGTGacctggaccagagggctaccagtATCAATATCTCCCTGGTGCACCAAGGTCTATGAGAAGAGCTGGTGCACCAACCCTAGGTTCATTCCATCTAAGACTTGGGAGAACTCACCCATATGTGTTTGCTATGTGTGGCATCTCATATTACTAGGAGAAAGGAGTCTTGGATGTTGAACGATGCTGCATACTGCACCCTGcaactagcaacacacctctttggtcctctttgGTCAAGCAGGCACCATCCAGTCAGTAGTACATAGGTCCCACAACTGCCATCAGCACTGGGTTGTGACTGTGTATATTTCTTCACTACCCCTGTGGAtgatgggagattttgagccccaactatagcttctcctggttggactccatggtgatgGAGGGTGAGAAaatgaattctaatttgtatgatttctacacatttacaaagaactagctttttccctgacgacctatgcaatcccctggccaatcCCTCTGGAACATTGCATGCtatcactctggagcctttccagcttccaaagagcAAGAATGAGAATCAGAGTGCTTACTGGGCTCCCAGGCCAGGTAATGAGAAAGGTCCTCCTCAacccattaaggaaatcttacctggtaaatatgaaagtatctcatattgTAAATACCTTGTAGTGAAGACCATTCATGGAGTGTCacggctccagaggcctcaatggtgacagctccagctgccatcaTATCcaaaggggcctccgctgctagacagaatggcCCTGAACCGGAAGCTTAGGGCTGCcttttgcccgggcaaaggaatcctgagcctgtccaaaggactcctcccaaagtggggtctttggattCATAAGGCAGGGCTCCAGAAGCCTCAACAgtaacagctccagctgccaccacatccacaggggcctccgttgctagacagaatgctcctgaaccaaaggctcaggtccgtctgCTGCCCAGGCAAAGAGAtcttgagcctgtccaaaggactCCTCGCAAAGTGgcgtctttggagccatcaggcagggtCCAGAagtctcaacagtgacagctccagctgctacCACACCCACATGGACCTCCattgctagacagaatgctcctgaaccaaaggctcaggtccaggcaaagaaatcctgagcttatccaaaggaagcctgtagaaaatagttccacaggtaaacaaccctctaaaaggtactcccaaaggaaagggacagcctaaaggtgtgggctgGACTTAACCACAGGTACtgtcaaacaccttatgaaaaggtAGTTTGTCAACTTGAAGAACTGGATAACCTAagagcttcatgtaacccagtttgtgtatgcctacaagggattataaccagggaaaatcatccagtTTCCCTGAGAGAATTCCAAGTCCAAGCCCATTAttggacctttgataatggatctCATTTAGGAGTAGCGGTGATGGTACATCAAAGGACTCCACCTGCAGATGAAACCGCAGGTGACGGCTGTAAGGATAGGCTTGACACAACcatacactgttgcatctatctaccttcctccatatAATCTCTAcataggaagaaaaacccacaatacaaaaactagatttattgaaagtgagactacagtatcgaaatccacctggattccatcttcagacctgaagatggaatccaggtggatttcgatacTGTAGTCTCActctcaataaatctagtttttgtattgtgggtttttcttccattgtatcagcacggaagagtgttttgctaatCAATCTCTACATAGattatttggaagatctacttgggcagttgccttgTCCGTTTctattcttgggagatttcagtgaccgacatcacctctggggagacactttgtgcaaaccATTAGGAAggtccttggagtccttgttctcagaGTGTTTACTGAACAGTAACACAcctacacatttccaaattcaaattgggACATTTTCCATCGTTGACCTGTCACTTGGTTCACCTGGTTCACAGTTGGATTTCACTTGGCAGATCATGGAAGacacatggaagcgaccactttccaatacttttggaggaggtgaattgTATTCCAGCCAAtagagtgcagagatggtgacttgaacatgcagaatctttttagatcaactgcagtaatgCAGGGATCTGTGACTggattccagtgtgttcaagatgctgttcatcacttcacatcacgaattcaccttgcagtaaAAGCATCCGTTCTAAAAAGTAGCGAGCAGTGCCATCGATCTCTTGTACCATGGTGGTTTGATGAATGCctacaagctgtcagagcaagaaaagctgcattaaggcagctgAAACGACGTTCCAGTGATGTGGCCTTgacccattacaaaaagacccaagccaaggccaaggtgagtgctaaaggaggctagatggacgtcgtggagacagaaTGTCTCCCCAATTAAtgctgggacccccttagcatgggtatggtgTGGGACAAGCACTGACCAGTGATCCACAGTCGGggcatcaccatcgccatcttcGCTGAGCGGCAAATCTGTCTCGACAAATGTGGCAGGTCCTGAGTAATCCATGCCACAATACTGTGTAGCGCGCATGGTGGAGGCAATGACATCACGTGCAGGTAGTGCCGACGCTATGACAGGTCAGCACGTCACTACCAGCTCACTGAGCATGCGCAGGAGCGGGAGCCTCGAGCAGGCGAGTTTATATCAGGCCAAATCTACACCCTTTAAATCTCCCTAGGGCAATAATACGTTCTCTGGGTCTTGTAGTATCCTGTGGAAAGAATAGTTGTTGTCTGTTCGCTATATCCTCCAGAAAATGTGAGAAATCTAATATGTTTGTTTACATGCATGCGCCCCTGCCCTCTTTGCACCTATGTGAGAaatggaaagagtgagagaaatagcTCCTGAGACAccgtggtgtatatacatacatgcatacatatatataccaaatctttatattaatacacagatatgggtgtgtgtgtgtgcttgtacgtgttcggtatgtatgtgtgtgaatgtgtttattcATCATCGTACATGAAGCTATGTATATTCAAATGAATATATTTGCAGATTTCGAAGGCCACGCGAGTCATCGTGCTGTCCCAGAGCCGCCACCGTCCTCACTCCCCGGATAGGTTCAACAGAGGGGCGACCTTCAGCAACGCGAACTTCGATTGGAGTGAGATGACGTTCCTGCACTTGATGCGAGCATACATAGAGGGCCATGCTTTCGTCCCTCGCGACGGGCAGCAGACATACGCCCAGGACAGCGAGCACGGAACGAATCGTCAGGGATCGTTCGACTGGAATAATACACAGAAGACGCGGCAGTCCACACACACTCAGGATCGTGATTTCAGCAACGAAGCGCAAGACAAAGGCGCTGCGGACGATGGAGAACCCCTCCTCGGTAACGGCCATAGGCACGGCCAACGACTAAAAGACCACTCAGTGTCGTACCGGGACCATCTGATCCCTGGAACGTCCACGCCGGGCCTGTGGTGGTGGGACTCGAGCATCCCGATCAACCTGGCGGAGATCGAAGAGTGCAACGAGCTTCACCGTCGAGACCTGACTGGTGACGTGGCTTACACAGGTCCTCCTCTTACTTGTAGAGATGATCAGCATGCCGGACCGGGCACGTCTTCTGATCTTGCTACCATGTTACTCAACCTAATATGTAATTCCTTCTTAGGTATGTCTGAGACATTCTGCTGCAcgtgaagattatatatatatatatatatatatatatatatatatatatatatatatatatatatatatatatatatatatatatatatatatatagttacatactcatatacacactgcgcaagcgt encodes:
- the LOC119586459 gene encoding uncharacterized protein LOC119586459; this encodes MVEAMTSRAGSADAMTGQHVTTSSLSMRRSGSLEQISKATRVIVLSQSRHRPHSPDRFNRGATFSNANFDWSEMTFLHLMRAYIEGHAFVPRDGQQTYAQDSEHGTNRQGSFDWNNTQKTRQSTHTQDRDFSNEAQDKGAADDGEPLLGNGHRHGQRLKDHSVSYRDHLIPGTSTPGLWWWDSSIPINLAEIEECNELHRRDLTGDVAYTGPPLTCRDDQHAGPGTSSDLATMLLNLICNSFLGMSETFCCT